From a single Sinomonas atrocyanea genomic region:
- a CDS encoding TetR/AcrR family transcriptional regulator, with translation MPRNVDAALRRQEIVEAVKRIVIADGLGRVSLREVAAEAGLVVGSVRHYFGSSAELAAHAFDAVTDSVLGRLEAAGAAAHGTAEDGCVAQLCQLLPLDEARAVDLCVWTEFKLAARTRPELEPPAERSHRAVAAALGRALVRLCPALAQEDLVREAERLLATVEGLGLHAMLHGRWLDADLCTEVVRAQVASVGLAGAGAAGAAAGIH, from the coding sequence GTGCCCAGAAACGTGGACGCGGCCCTGCGCCGCCAGGAGATCGTGGAGGCGGTCAAGAGGATCGTCATCGCGGACGGACTGGGGCGCGTCTCGCTGCGGGAGGTCGCGGCCGAGGCTGGCCTTGTCGTCGGCTCCGTGCGGCACTACTTCGGCTCGTCGGCGGAACTCGCGGCCCATGCGTTCGATGCGGTTACCGACAGTGTGCTCGGCCGGCTCGAGGCCGCCGGGGCCGCCGCGCACGGGACGGCGGAGGACGGCTGTGTGGCACAGCTGTGCCAGCTCCTGCCGCTCGACGAGGCGCGGGCCGTGGACCTGTGCGTGTGGACCGAGTTCAAGCTCGCGGCCCGCACCCGGCCCGAGCTGGAACCCCCGGCGGAGCGGAGCCACCGTGCCGTCGCGGCGGCGCTGGGCCGCGCGCTGGTGCGGCTGTGTCCCGCGCTCGCGCAGGAGGACCTCGTCCGGGAGGCCGAGCGGCTCCTGGCCACGGTCGAGGGCCTCGGCCTGCACGCCATGCTGCACGGCAGGTGGCTCGATGCCGACCTGTGCACGGAGGTGGTCCGGGCCCAGGTCGCCAGCGTCGGACTCGCCGGTGCCGGGGCCGCGGGTGCCGCGGCGGGAATACACTGA